The following proteins are encoded in a genomic region of Flammeovirga pectinis:
- the rseP gene encoding RIP metalloprotease RseP codes for MEGLIMAAQLLAGLSILVGIHEFGHFFAAKIFKIKVNKFYLFFDFLFPFPNLLKFSIFKIKRGDTEYGLGWFPMGGYVDIAGMIDESKGADDLESEPQPWEFRTKPAWQRLIVMLGGIIMNVITGIIIFIGLAYTTGERFIPISEINQYGIYASELGEKVGLETGDKIVNLSGEDAKQFRDLVDPNFLLEENSYITVLRDNKKVRIDIPKEMIEWMSEDKFKKMSYVYPRDPFYVKRVLPATPADKGGLKADDVPIAINGKDLPYFNEFRKELEIQSGKQIELTVLRNDQPLKLQIRVSDEGTLGFEMRSRLKAEYKNYSFLEAIPVGAQEAFNVITVQIKAFGKLFRGEVSASKSVSSPIGIAEVYGGTWHWIQFWTITGMLSMVLAFMNLLPIPALDGGHVVFLTYEIITGRKPSEKVLMVAQQIGMLILLSIMVFAFGNDIFKLISR; via the coding sequence ATGGAAGGACTTATAATGGCCGCTCAATTGTTAGCGGGATTATCAATATTAGTAGGAATACACGAATTTGGGCATTTCTTTGCTGCAAAAATTTTTAAAATTAAAGTAAATAAATTTTATCTATTTTTTGATTTCTTATTCCCTTTTCCAAATCTTCTGAAATTTTCAATTTTTAAAATTAAAAGAGGAGATACGGAATATGGTTTAGGTTGGTTTCCAATGGGTGGCTATGTTGACATTGCCGGTATGATAGACGAATCTAAAGGTGCTGATGATCTAGAATCAGAACCTCAACCTTGGGAGTTTAGAACTAAACCAGCCTGGCAACGTCTTATCGTTATGCTCGGAGGTATAATAATGAATGTAATTACAGGTATTATTATTTTTATTGGTTTAGCTTATACTACAGGAGAACGTTTTATACCAATTTCCGAAATTAACCAATATGGCATTTATGCTAGTGAGCTTGGTGAAAAAGTTGGATTAGAAACAGGGGATAAAATTGTTAATCTAAGTGGAGAAGATGCAAAGCAATTTAGAGATTTAGTAGATCCAAATTTCTTGTTAGAAGAGAATAGCTATATCACAGTACTTCGTGATAACAAGAAAGTCCGTATAGATATTCCAAAAGAAATGATTGAATGGATGAGTGAAGATAAGTTTAAAAAAATGTCTTACGTTTATCCAAGAGATCCGTTCTATGTAAAACGAGTTTTACCTGCAACTCCTGCAGATAAAGGAGGGTTAAAAGCAGATGATGTTCCAATTGCAATAAATGGAAAAGATCTTCCTTATTTTAATGAATTTAGAAAAGAATTAGAAATTCAATCTGGAAAACAAATTGAACTTACTGTTCTAAGAAATGATCAACCATTAAAACTCCAAATTAGAGTCTCTGATGAAGGTACTTTAGGATTTGAGATGAGGTCTAGATTAAAAGCTGAATATAAAAATTATTCGTTTTTAGAAGCTATTCCAGTTGGAGCTCAAGAAGCATTTAATGTAATTACTGTACAAATAAAAGCTTTTGGTAAACTCTTTAGAGGTGAAGTTTCTGCTAGTAAATCTGTAAGTAGTCCAATTGGTATTGCTGAGGTTTATGGAGGAACATGGCACTGGATTCAATTTTGGACAATTACTGGTATGCTATCGATGGTTTTAGCCTTCATGAACTTACTACCAATACCGGCCTTAGATGGTGGTCATGTTGTTTTCTTAACGTATGAGATAATTACAGGAAGAAAACCTTCAGAAAAGGTATTAATGGTTGCACAACAAATCGGTATGCTAATATTATTATCAATTATGGTTTTTGCCTTCGGAAATGATATTTTCAAACTAATATCTAGATAA